In Streptomyces sp. 71268, the DNA window GGTCGGCATGGGCGGCACCTGGGACGCGACCAACGTCATCGACGCGGCGGTCGCCGTGGTCACCCCGATCTCGCTGGACCATACGGACCGGCTGGGCGGCACGCACGAGGCGATCGCCACCGAGAAGGCGGGGATCATCAAGGCCCTGGACGGGGCCGACGGCGCCGCCGGAGCCACGGTGGTCCTCGCCCAACAGCCGGTGGAGGCCGCGTCGGTGCTGCTCAAGCGGGCCGTCGAGGTGGATGCCACGGTGGCCAGGGAGGGCATGGAGTTCGGCGTGCTGAGCCGGGAGGTCGCGGTCGGGGGCCAGCTCCTGACGCTGCGCGGCCTCGGCGGCGAGTACCCGGACCTCTTCCTCCCGCTGCACGGCGCGCACATGGCGCACAACGCGGCCGTGGCGCTCGCCGCCGTCGAGGCGTTCTTCGGCATCGGCTCGCAGCACGCCAGGACGCTCGACCTGGACACGGTCCGGGCGGCGCTCGCGGGCGTCAGCTCGCCGGGCCGGCTCGAGGTGGTGCGCCGCAGCCCGACCGTGGTGCTGGACGCGGCGCACAACCCGGGGGGCGCGCGGGCCGCGGCCGAGGCGGTCAGCGAGGCGTTCGCCTTCAGCCGGCTGATCGGCGTGGTCGCGTGCAGCACGGGCAAGGACGTGCGCGGCCTGCTGGAGGCGTTCGAGCCGCTGTTCACCGAGATCGTGGTGACGCGGTACGCGCACGACCGGGCGCTGGACGTGGACGAGCTGGCGGCCGTCGCCGTCGAGGTCTTCGGGCCCGACCGGGTGCAGGTCGAGCCGAGGCTGGACGAGGCGATCGACGTCGCCGTCACGCTCGCCGAGGAGGAGGGCGAGTTCTCCAGCGCCGGCGTGCTGATCACCGGCTCCGTCATCACCGTGGGCGAGGCCCGGCTGCTCCTGGGAAGGGAGTAAGAGCATGCGAACGCTGCGCACGCTGTGTGCGTCCACCCTGATCTGCGAGTTCTTCGTCATCGGCTTCGCCGGCCTGGTCGCCATGAAGCTCTCCGACCTGTCCATGGGCACGGTGTGGACGGTCAGTGGCATCGCCATGGGCCTGTGCGTGCTGCTGTCCGGGATGCTGCGCTGGCCGTGGGCGCTCCAGGTCGG includes these proteins:
- a CDS encoding folylpolyglutamate synthase/dihydrofolate synthase family protein, with translation MSERPPSDESEPDGLDAFDEIIEAETERDPDLAVIEAGSRTLRAQAGPPQDDGVPSRPQDPELDRALREVETELASRWGETKLDPSVQRIKAVLDILGEPQRAYPAIHITGTNGKTSTARMIEALLGAFELRTGRYTSPHVQSITERISLDGAPISAERFIETYRDIQPYVEMTDAQQEFRLSFFEVLTAMAYAAFADAPVDVAVVEVGMGGTWDATNVIDAAVAVVTPISLDHTDRLGGTHEAIATEKAGIIKALDGADGAAGATVVLAQQPVEAASVLLKRAVEVDATVAREGMEFGVLSREVAVGGQLLTLRGLGGEYPDLFLPLHGAHMAHNAAVALAAVEAFFGIGSQHARTLDLDTVRAALAGVSSPGRLEVVRRSPTVVLDAAHNPGGARAAAEAVSEAFAFSRLIGVVACSTGKDVRGLLEAFEPLFTEIVVTRYAHDRALDVDELAAVAVEVFGPDRVQVEPRLDEAIDVAVTLAEEEGEFSSAGVLITGSVITVGEARLLLGRE